A single genomic interval of Neosynechococcus sphagnicola sy1 harbors:
- a CDS encoding PfkB family carbohydrate kinase — protein MSTYRGLFVGLVTLDLIYLVKQLPDANQKILASDISVSAGGPATNAAVTYRYLGNHATVLGVVGCHPMTQLIRQDLHQQQVAIADLESARLASPPISSILVTQGTG, from the coding sequence ATGTCGACTTACCGGGGATTGTTTGTGGGGCTGGTGACCCTGGATCTGATCTATCTCGTCAAACAGCTCCCCGATGCCAACCAAAAAATCTTGGCATCGGACATCAGCGTATCCGCAGGGGGGCCGGCTACCAATGCTGCGGTTACCTACCGCTACTTGGGAAACCATGCCACGGTCTTGGGGGTGGTGGGTTGCCATCCGATGACGCAACTGATTCGGCAGGATTTACACCAGCAGCAGGTGGCAATCGCCGATCTGGAGTCGGCTCGTCTGGCCTCCCCCCCGATCTCTTCCATTCTGGTGACCCAAGGCACGGGGG